One genomic segment of Drosophila willistoni isolate 14030-0811.24 chromosome 2R unlocalized genomic scaffold, UCI_dwil_1.1 Seg200, whole genome shotgun sequence includes these proteins:
- the LOC124460378 gene encoding seminal metalloprotease 1-like, with protein sequence MNRWQFIFIILQISDKILSYPLEEPILDDPELTENYYQGDIEYPPIKSRNGIHSETFRWPNGLVYYHIGERQFDQDQKKHIELAMDIISGFSCIRFQEVPSSATSYLNITSYKPGCSVDKIGWENNVRNMNLKSNNVGFGCFRLGTILHELLHVLGFKHQHVAANRDEYIYIHWKNIKPKYWNDFLHDHKKQPLHNFGEDYDYNSVMHYSRYAFTIDRKLMTIEPIKKGGERMGQRIFLSKKDITKLNEMYKCELRGNLPKSYLQI encoded by the exons ATGAACAGATGGCAGTTCATTTTCATCATTTTACAAATCAGCGATAAGATATTGAGTTATCCTTTAGAAGAGCCTATTTTGGACGATCCTGAGTTGACTGAAAATTATTATCAAGGTGATATAGAATATCCTCCAATTAAATCGCGTAATGGGATTCACTCAGAGACTTTCCGATGGCCAAATGGCCTCGTCTACTATCATATTGGCGAACGGCAATTCG ACCAGGACCAAAAGAAACATATAGAGCTTGCCATGGATATAATATCCGGGTTTTCATGCATCAGATTTCAAGAGGTACCATCGAGTGCCACGTCTTACTTGAACATCACTTCCTATAAACCTGGTTGCAGTGTAGATAAAATTGGCTGGGAGAACAATGTTCGAAATATGAATCTAAAATCAAATAATGTGGGCTTTGGGTGTTTTCGCCTTGGAACCATATTGCATGAGCTGTTGCATGTGTTGGGTTTCAAGCATCAGCATGTAGCGGCTAATCGCGAcgaatatatttatatccaTTGGAAGAACATTAAGCCAAAATACTGGAACGATTTTCTACATGATCACAAAAAACAGCCACTACACAATTTTGGAGAGGATTATGACTATAATAGTGTAATGCATTATTCTCGATATGCCTTCACCATCGATCGTAAATTAATGACAATTGAACCTATTAAAAAGGGTGGTGAACGAATGGGTCAACGAATCTTTTTGAGTAAAAAAGATATTACAAAACTAAATGAAATGTATAAATGTGAATTGAGGGGAAATTTACCAAAAAGTTACTTACAAATATAA
- the LOC6643646 gene encoding odorant receptor 35a, with amino-acid sequence MVRYVPRLPDGEKVKLAWPLAIFRHNHIFWPLDPSTGKWRRYIDHIMAVLGCLIFVQHNDAELRYLRREARELNLDSFLTGMPTYLILVEAQFRSLHILLHSSDLQKFLQKFYYAIYVDPRKEIKMFEKIERDMKVNRLVSAMYGAVISGYLISPIFMLINRRKDFLYSMIFPFDVQPFYIFLPLLLSNVWVGLIIDSMMFGETNLLCELIAHLNGRYLLMKRDLTKDIDKILLARNRNHMARQLKQLIVRTLRENVELNHFCQQLEEQYTVRVFIMFAFAAGLLCALSFKAYTNPLANYIYAIWFGAKTVELLSLGQLGSNLAYTTDSLSSMYYHTNWEDILQYSTNAEENLRLLKLVTLAIEMNSKPFYVTGLKYFRVSIQAGLKILQGAFSYFTFLTSMQRRQISN; translated from the exons ATGGTTCGTTACGTGCCTCGTCTGCCGGATGGTGAAAAAGTGAAACTAGCTTGGCCATTGGCCATATTTCGCCACAATCATATCTTTTGGCCGTTGGATCCATCAACAGGAAAATGGAGACGCTATATAGATCATATAATGGCCGTGCTGGGCTGTCTGATATTCGTACAACATAATGATGCTGAATTGCGTTATCTACGCCGTGAAGCGAGAGAATTAAATCTGGATTCTTTTCTAACTGGCATGCCCACATATTTGATATTGGTTGAAGCTCAGTTTCGAAGTCTTCATATATTGCTTCATTCAAGCGATTTGCAAAAATTTCTGCAAAAGTTTTACTACGCCATTTATGTGGATCCGCGCAAGGAGATTAAAATGTTTGAGAAAATTGAGCGAGATATGAAAGTGAATCGTTTAGTTTCAGCCATGTATGGAGCTGTTATATCTGGTTATCTTATTTCTCCCATATTTATGCTGATCAATCGTCGTAAAGATTTTCTTTATTCAATGATATTTCCATTCGATGTCCAaccattttatatatttctaccATTACTATTAAGTAATGTTTGGGTTGGTTTGATTATTGATTCGATGATGTTTGGTGAAACAAATTTGCTGTGTGAACTGATTGCCCATCTAAATGGTCGTTATCTATTGATGAAGAGAGATTTGACAAAAGATATAGATAAAATTTTGTTAGCACGAAATCGTAATCACATGGCTAGACAATTGAAACAACTAATTGTTCGTACACTTCGTGAAAATGTTGAATTAAATCATTTCTGTCAGCAGCTGGAGGAACAATACACAGTTAGAGTTTTCATaatgtttgcatttgctgctggTCTACTGTGTGCCCTATCCTTCAAGGCTTATACG AATCCATTAGCCAATTATATATATGCTATATGGTTTGGTGCCAAAACGGTTGAATTGCTCTCACTTGGCCAATTGGGttcaaatttggcatataCG ACCGATTCCCTTAGCTCTATGTACTATCACACAAACTGGGAAGACATTTTGCAATATTCGACAAATGCGGAGGAGAATCTGAGGCTACTAAAGCTCGTCACATTGGCCATAGAGATGAACAGCAAACCATTTTATGTGACAGGATTGAAGTATTTTCGTGTTAGCATACAGGCTGGCCTGAAG ATATTGCAGGGTGCCTTCTCCTACTTTACATTTCTCACATCGATGCAACGTCGACAAATaagcaattaa
- the LOC6643645 gene encoding seminal metalloprotease 1: MACCLFLRVSAAPTNPSRDVEDDPELTAGYFEGDMELDGDMNSRNGLRDVARRWPNATIPYKIDPEFADPYVAYIKLAMMRIELVSCIQFVAAADDAEDYVLILTSTTGCSSNVGYQPGERTVKLKPGELDKGCFRLASIQHELLHTMGFHHQQSSDDRDDYVLIVEENIRDGYAHNFKKYESEVIENFDQSYDYSSVLHYSSLAYSNNGEPTIVALNAEGQSKMGQRLQMTATDINRLNVMYKCPLQM; this comes from the exons ATGGCTTGCTGCCTATTCCTAAGGGTTTCAGCAGCACCTACTAATCCGTCCAGGGATGTGGAAGATGATCCTGAATTGACGGCAGGCTATTTCGAAGGCGATATGGAGCTAGATGGTGACATGAATAGTCGAAATGGTTTAAGAGACGTTGCCAGACGTTGGCCCAATGCTACAATACCATACAAAATTGATCCAGAGTTTG CTGATCCGTATGTTGCGTACATTAAATTGGCCATGATGCGCATTGAATTGGTCTCTTGCATTCAGTTTGTGGCAGCTGCCGATGATGCCGAAgattatgttttaattttGACTTCGACCACAGGATGCAGTTCAAATGTTGGCTATCAACCAGGAGAACGTACAGTTAAACTGAAACCAGGAGAGTTGGATAAAGGTTGCTTTAGACTTGCCAGCATACAGCACGAACTATTGCATACCATGGGCTTTCATCATCAACAAAGCTCCGATGATCGTGATGATTACGTTCTAATTGTCGAAGAAAATATAAGGGACGGATATGCACATAATTTTAAGAAATATGAATCTGaagttattgaaaattttgatcAGTCTTACGACTATTCTAGCGTTTTGCATTACAGTTCATTAGCATACTCCAATAATGGCGAGCCAACCATAGTGGCACTCAACGCAGAGGGTCAGTCTAAAATGGGACAGAGATTACAGATGACTGCAACTGATATAAATCGACTTAATGTTATGTACAAGTGTCCACTTCAAATGTAG
- the LOC6643644 gene encoding uncharacterized protein LOC6643644 gives MALQCVIKPKMWLGLKQILLYVGLLLCVLLQVCRSKTQLQMFCPSVCHCDLHNQRNRAICSAKRLIGANIEIPKTVELLDLSYNDITNIDNECFQDTVHLINLTLAHNAISTLHIDAFVELNRLRSLDLSYNRLEQLDEHILESNSQLIQLNLEGNKLATLSNGPILRSSTLRSLNLRNSQINQIDIQFLSALPQLRQLDLAQNMLITLSSSVFYAPRYLASLNIEENPFNCDRALAKVATGLRQRGVAILMSDCMEAEPMQLPDDVESVNGGNTKMERMEHVKESSSTQEPQSVLAFGWRDLDSSEEDTIEENDASTYLGDVCEVNREELCFRYRNCLERVSHELLAGGGGNAQNMPPDVIERTHNSFDEDDVKLAFVVGGATGICMVIFIITFALCLKSCCEMRKNKKTRTQEAADAGDTSTLNSSHQTLPSIHNWTPSRVQRQPRRSNPRSIPSRAVVTRPPYGPQDNFVSRLFGRPARSQYYRAINQNTATLIRRLSRSNLFNSRDREPSSPTTPPTSTARFYTEIVDGAAARPETPPPNYGDVVVIENCDNK, from the exons ATGGCTTTGCAATGCGTAATCAAGCCCAAAATGTGGTTGGGTCTTAAGCAAATTCTGCTCTATGTGGGCTTACTACTATGCGTACTCCTGCAAGTCTGTAGAAGTAAAACCCAATTGCAAATGTTCTGTCCGAGCGTTTGCCATTGTGATCTACATAATCAACGTAATCGAGCAATATGTAG TGCCAAACGCCTAATAGGTGCCAATATAGAAATACCAAAGACAGTGGAATTATTGGATTTGAGTTATAATGATATCACCAATATAGATAATGAGTGTTTCCAG GACACGGTCCACCTCATTAATCTAACTTTGGCTCATAATGCAATTTCTACCCTGCATATCGATGCATTTGTTGAACTGAATCGTCTTCGTTCATTGGATCTTTCGTATAATCGTTTAGAGCAATTGGATGAGCATATACTAGAATCCAATTCACAACTTATACAACTCAACTTGGAGGGCAATAAGTTGGCTACACTAAGCAATGGGCCGATTTTAAGATCAAGCACTTTGCGTTCACTAAATTTACGCAACTCTCAGATAAATCAAATAGATATTCAATTCTTGAGTGCTTTGCCCCAATTACGACAACTGGACTTGGCTCAGAATATGTTGATAACTCTTAGCTCGAGTGTTTTCTATGCTCCACGTTATTTGGCCTCATTGAATATTGAAGAAAATCCCTTTAATTGTGATCGAGCATTGGCTAAAGTGGCCACTGGACTACGACAAAGGGGCGTGGCCATATTGATGAGTGATTGTATGGAGGCAGAGCCCATGCAATTACCCGATGATGTGGAATCTGTAAACGGtggaaatacaaaaatggAACGCATGGAACATGTAAAAGAGTCTAGCAGTACACAAGAGCCGCAATCGGTTTTAGCTTTTGGGTGGCGCGATTTGGACTCCAGTGAGGAAGATACCATCGAGGAAAACGATGCG AGTACCTACCTTGGTGATGTCTGTGAGGTTAATCGAGAGGAATTGTGCTTTCGCTACCGCAATTGCCTGGAGCGTGTGAGTCATGAGCTCCTGGCTGGTGGTGGCGGCAATGCCCAGAATATGCCACCTGATGTGATTGAGCGTACACATAATTCCTTCGATGAAGATGATGTGAAATTGGCATTTGTTGTCGGCGGAGCCACGGGCATTTGTATGGTCATCTTTATCATCACATTTGCCTTGTGCCTCAAGAGTTGCTGCGAGATGCGcaagaacaagaaaacaaGGACACAAGAGGCAGCCGATGCAGGGGACACAA GCACTTTGAACTCGTCCCATCAAACACTACCCTCGATACACAATTGGACGCCATCACGAGTCCAGAGACAGCCACGTCGTTCCAATCCCCGAAGTATACCCTCACGCGCTGTTGTTACTCGGCCACCTTATGGTCCGCAAGACAATTTTGTTTCACGTCTCTTTGGAAGACCGGCACGTAGTCAATATTATCGCGCTATAAATCAGAACACAGCCACTTTAATACGACGCTTGAGTCGCAGTAATCTTTTCAATAGTCGCGATCGAGAGCCAAGTTCACCAACAACACCACCAACTTCAACGGCTAGATTCTATACGGAGATTGTGGACGGAGCAGCAGCACGGCCTGAGACACCGCCACCTAATTATGGTGATGTGGTGGTCATTGAGAATTGTGATAACAAATAG
- the LOC6643505 gene encoding seminal metalloprotease 1, which yields MQTIVCLAGLILAVSSCMAAPAATSTRIETDPELTAGYVQGDMVFNTPENRNGLINETYRWPDKTVYYYINSYIDQEHRDHILRGIRTIERHSCLVFKEATSDQDYYVNVTSEAGGCYSYVGHLNRVQQLNLQNYPLDTGCFRIGTIVHEFLHALGFYHQQSTHNRDEYVRIAEENITEGTENNFNKYDENTVTNYDEEYDYSSVMHYTAYAFSKNGEMTIVPLKEGAEELMGQRLEMTQIDINKLNTMYKCPRQL from the exons ATGCAGACCATAGTTTGCCTGGCCGGGCTTATTCTAGCAGTTAGCAGCTGTATGGCAGCACCAGCTGCCACATCCACCAGGATAGAAACTGATCCTGAATTAACTGCTGGCTATGTTCAAGGCGATATGGTTTTCAATACACCAGAGAATAGAAATGGTTTAATTAATGAGACATATCGTTGGCCCGACAAAACTGTATACTACTACATTAACAGTTACATAG ATCAAGAACATCGTGATCATATCCTACGTGGTATTCGAACTATTGAGCGTCATTCGTGTTTGGTCTTCAAAGAGGCAACCAGTGATCAGGACTACTATGTGAATGTCACCTCCGAGGCAGGTGGTTGTTATTCGTATGTTGGTCATTTGAATCGAGTTCAGCAATTGAATTTACAAAACTATCCATTGGATACTGGTTGTTTCCGTATCGGCACAATCGTTCATGAATTTCTTCATGCCCTGGgcttctatcatcagcagagcACTCATAATCGTGATGAATATGTCCGTATAGCGGAGGAAAACATAACCGAAGGCacagaaaataattttaataaatacgACGAGAATACAGTTACAAATTATGATGAGGAATACGATTATTCCAGTGTAATGCATTATACGGCCTACGCTTTCTCCAAAAATGGTGAAATGACCATTGTACCATTGAAAGAAGGCGCTGAGGAGCTCATGGGTCAACGACTGGAAATGACCCAAATCGATATAAACAAGTTGAATACCATGTACAAATGCCCCAGGCAGTTGTAA
- the LOC6643648 gene encoding seminal metalloprotease 1, whose amino-acid sequence MYTWWRAANILLLLGISACLAMPRQRIETDPELTAGYVEGDMVPNGKLRNIWRNETYRWPDRTVYYRINGYIDQEHRDHIVKGIRTIESISCLTFKEATSDQPYYVNVTSEDGGCFSYIGYLNRVQQLNLQNYPIGEGCFRLYTVVHEFLHALGFFHQQSAANRDEYVTIVEDNITEGMEFNFDKYSEETVNDFGEEYDYGSVMHYGPYAFSKNGEMTIVPVNEEAVDIIGQRLELSETDIKKLNAMYNCP is encoded by the exons ATGTATACTTGGTGGAGAGCTGCTAATATACTATTACTATTGGGCATTTCTGCTTGCCTGGCCATGCCCAGGCAACGCATTGAGACAGATCCAGAGCTAACGGCTGGCTATGTAGAAGGTGATATGGTTCCTAATGGAAAGTTGCGAAACATTTGGCGTAATGAAACATATCGTTGGCCTGATCGTACTGTCTACTATCGCATCAATGGGTATATAG atCAAGAACATCGTGATCACATAGTGAAAGGCATACGCACTATTGAGTCGATATCTTGTCTGACATTTAAAGAGGCAACCAGCGATCAGCCGTATTATGTTAATGTCACTTCAGAGGATGGTGGCTGCTTTTCCTATATAGGCTATCTGAATCGGGTTCAACAATTGAATTTACAAAATTATCCCATTGGTGAGGGCTGCTTCCGTCTCTATACTGTGGTCCATGAGTTCCTGCATGCATTGGGCTTCTTCCATCAACAAAGCGCCGCAAATCGTGATGAATATGTCACAATTGTCGAGGATAATATTACCGAAGGCATGGAATTTAATTTCGATAAATATAGTGAAGAGACTGTTAATGATTTTGGTGAGGAATATGATTATGGCAGTGTTATGCATTATGGTCCATATGCATTTTCCAAAAATGGTGAAATGACCATAGTTCCAGTCAATGAGGAAGCTGTTGATATTATTGGACAACGATTGGAATTAAGTGAAACCGATATCAAGAAACTCAATGCCATGTACAATTGTCCATAA
- the LOC6643647 gene encoding blastula protease 10 has protein sequence MIHLNWGCLLTLLHLVVANPVSDDMLLTQEQREYLEGSTKNPHAKNVMLWSQYYWKNSIFVYSFGEGLSTSDKKTIIQAMSSITRQTSCVRFRQTRNRQEPQVIIQRKDSGCWSYVGFLNRMEQPLNLGSGCMSIGTIQHELLHALAIVHMHNDPLRDKFVKILYENIQDDMINNFRIYDSKDVADLGYGYDYRSIMHYGSYDFSKNSKRTIIPLQNVQIGQRSGLSPKDILKLKHIYCT, from the exons atgATTCACCTGAACTGGGGCTGTCTACTTACATTGCTGCATTTAGTGGTGGCCAATCCAGTGAGTGACGATATGTTGCTTACCCAAGAGCAACGTGAATATTTGGAGGGAAGCACCAAGAATCCACACGCTAAGAATGTAATGCTTTGGTCACAGTATTATTGGAAGAATTCCATCTTCGTCTATAGCTTCGGCGAGGGTCTGA GCACCAGTGATAAGAAGACCATAATCCAGGCCATGTCTAGCATAACCAGACAAACGTCTTGTGTACGTTTTCGTCAAACAAGAAATCGCCAAGAGCCTCAAGTCATTATTCAGCGCAAGGATTCGGGCTGTTGGTCCTATGTTGGATTTTTGAATAGGATGGAGCAACCTTTAAATTTGGGTAGCGGTTGTATGTCAATCGGTACAATTCAGCATGAACTTCTTCATGCTTTAGCCATTGTCCACATGCATAATGATCCTCTTCGCGATAAGTTTGTCAAAATTCTTTATGAAAACATTCAAGATGATATGATAAATAATTTTCGTATCTATGATTCAAAGGATGTCGCCGATCTCGGCTATGGCTATGACTATCGAAGCATAATGCATTATGGTTCATATGATTTTTCGAAGAACTCCAAACGCACTATTATACCTTTGCAGAATGTTCAAATTGGTCAACGTTCGGGCCTAAGTCCAAAGGACATACTTAAGTTAAAGCACATTTATTGTACCTAA